A portion of the Chryseobacterium tructae genome contains these proteins:
- a CDS encoding SH3 domain-containing protein — protein sequence MKNLTPYILVGFSLFISCNGQENKSQKNKETKNKEMNSLKNAPYNITDDGDGTKSNYDDLSPEFIKTEKRILDQRKFQFPDENTFNHKIAEVFSINLKEYSNPIIALRLSMFPEVAIRKDQFIFIQDANANEPEFINPDLLYHFNSYVFYNTPVSYIWLQSNSPNLLYDLVVHYGYNKDKKLVESIFKKFDFNSLSEMEELIFSDSGTHKKLKKQIFDDIETIIYKGKVEDFSYAKEGNGYLRIGEIINTISASPKEYDEPEQTISYLFERELRVGIQGDIESYLNKNPQYQSNLEKNNFYDLPTLKKYVKYIYQKESNVIFTVQDADGYTNLRKDKNSSSQILQKINTGEQIDVLDQSGDWWLVVSKEGKKGYVHKSRIKSE from the coding sequence ATGAAAAATCTTACACCTTACATCTTAGTTGGTTTCTCTCTGTTCATATCATGTAATGGACAGGAAAATAAATCACAAAAAAATAAAGAAACAAAAAACAAAGAAATGAACTCTTTAAAAAACGCTCCATACAATATTACAGATGATGGAGATGGAACAAAATCAAACTATGATGATCTATCTCCTGAATTTATAAAGACAGAAAAAAGAATATTAGACCAAAGAAAATTTCAATTTCCGGATGAAAACACTTTCAATCACAAGATTGCAGAAGTATTTTCCATTAATTTAAAAGAATATTCAAATCCTATTATTGCCTTACGTCTTTCAATGTTTCCTGAAGTGGCTATTAGAAAAGATCAATTTATCTTCATTCAGGATGCCAATGCCAATGAACCTGAATTTATAAATCCTGATTTATTATATCACTTTAATTCCTATGTATTTTATAATACACCTGTCTCTTATATCTGGTTACAGTCTAATAGTCCCAATCTTCTATATGATTTAGTCGTTCATTACGGGTATAATAAAGATAAAAAACTTGTAGAATCAATATTTAAAAAATTTGATTTTAATAGCCTTTCTGAGATGGAAGAATTAATCTTTAGCGACTCCGGTACTCATAAAAAATTAAAAAAACAAATATTTGATGATATAGAAACCATCATCTATAAAGGTAAAGTTGAAGATTTTTCTTATGCAAAAGAGGGAAATGGATATCTTAGAATAGGTGAAATTATCAATACAATTTCGGCTTCACCTAAAGAATATGATGAACCAGAACAAACAATTTCTTATTTATTTGAGCGAGAACTAAGAGTGGGAATTCAAGGTGATATTGAAAGTTATCTGAATAAAAATCCACAATATCAATCAAATTTGGAAAAAAACAATTTCTATGATTTACCTACTTTAAAAAAATATGTAAAATACATCTATCAAAAGGAAAGTAATGTCATCTTTACAGTACAAGACGCTGATGGGTATACTAACCTCAGAAAGGATAAAAACTCTTCTTCTCAAATCCTACAAAAAATAAACACAGGTGAACAGATTGATGTATTAGATCAAAGTGGAGACTGGTGGTTAGTCGTATCAAAAGAAGGAAAAAAGGGATATGTTCACAAAAGTAGAATAAAATCTGAATAA